A single genomic interval of Chrysemys picta bellii isolate R12L10 chromosome 8, ASM1138683v2, whole genome shotgun sequence harbors:
- the LOC135973089 gene encoding uncharacterized protein LOC135973089, which translates to MQSSPAVMAVQSGNRKRAPAWTDREVLDLIAVWGDESVLSELRSKRRNAKIYEKISKDMAERGYSRDATQCRVKIKELRQGYQKTKEANGRSGSHPQTSRFYEALHSILGAAATTTPPVTVDSEDGILSTAGSSDMLGDGEDEEGDEEGEAVGSSHNADFPDSQDLFITLTEIPYEASPAITPDTESGEGSATPSATVSQPSLESHSQRLARIRRRKKRTREDMFSELMASSQAQAAQQTQWRENLTRMHQANMDREERWRQEDQQATQTLLGLLREQTDTLRRLVDVLQERRQEDRAPLQSISNRPPPPPSPIPTSPKVQRRRGGRVPANSHSTPAESSSSRRLSFPKI; encoded by the exons atgcagagctctccagcagtgatggccgtgcagtctgggaatagaaagagagccccagcatggactgatcgtgaagtcttggatctcatcgctgtgtggggcgatgagtccgtgctttccgagctgcgatccaaaagaaggaatgcaaagatctacgagaagatctctaaagacatggcagagagaggatacagccgggatgcaacgcagtgccgcgtgaaaatcaaggagctgagacaaggctaccagaagaccaaagaggcaaacggacgctccggatcccatccccagacatcccgtttctacgaggcactgcattccatcctcggtgctgccgccaccactaccccaccagtgaccgtggactctgaggatgggatactgtccacggccggttcctcagacatgttaggggacggggaagatgaggaaggagatgaggagggcgaggcagttggcagctctcacaacgctgatttccccgacagccaggatctcttcatcacccttacagagatcccctacgaagcgtccccagccattaccccggacacagaatctggtgaaggatcagcca ccccgtctgcgactgtctcacaacctagcctggaatcacactcccagaggctagcgcggattaggcgtaggaagaagaggacacgggaggacatgttctctgagcttatggcctcttcccaagcccaggcagcacagcagacccagtggcgggagaacttgacccgaatgcaccaagccaacatggatcgggaggagaggtggcggcaggaagaccagcaggcgactcaaacgctgcttggactactgagggagcaaacggacacgctccggcgccttgtggatgttctgcaggaacggaggcaggaggacagagccccgctgcagtccatctctaaccgccctcccccgccaccaagtcccatacccacctcacccaaagtgcaaagaaggagaggcggcagagtccctgctaactctcactccacccctgcagagagctctagtagcagaaggctctcatttcccaaaatttga